GTCGAGTCAACGTATATAGTTCAGTTTACTCAGACTACAGAGACTCAAACTGTACCGGTGTAAATAATTTGCCTTGCATTCTTTATTTAAAGTTTCTGAATTGAATTTGATTCCGTCTATTTTTCTTGCTTATGAACTTGTTAAAAATTATCATAGCAAAAGAGTTTTTCTCCAAGGGGCACGGTCGAAGCAGATCTCATTGAGGCCTTCGACTCCACAAATTGGGATTTtcttcatgtttattttaagaacTAGGCAGATCCCTGAGGCATTTATAGAATGGATCAAGGATTGCATCACCAAATCCCTACTTCTCTGTAAGCTTCGATGGTGTCTTCCAAAGGCTTTTTCACTGGATCCCCATACCtatttgttgttgttattgAATTTGTAACTCGAACGCAGAAAGATGTTGTGCTCGAAAGGAAAATTAAGTACCATATCCATTGTTCTAAGGCTGATCTCGCCCATCTTAGTTTCGCCGCTGATTTGATGATCCTCCTTAAAAGATTGAGGGACGCTTGTTGGCTATATTTGATATCTCTGATCAGTTCCATAGTCTTTCTGGGCTAAAACTCAATGCAGACAAAACTGAACGATGTCTGTGTGTGTATGATGGAGCTCATTGTGATGATTTGTTCCAGTTAAGTAGATGTAAGAGGCTAACCTACCTGTGAAAAACCTTGGATTGCCTCTGATCTCGGGTAGATTATCTAACTAGTTTAACCAGTTGTCTCCGCAAATCAAAGAAGCGATCGATCGATTGAAGATTTTGCATAAACGTGTTTTATAGTGAATGTGTAGTCTGGTGGCTAAGCATGAGCCGCCTGTGTCCGTTATGCCGTCTTTCTATGCTCACAAAATTTGAAGATCGTGATCAAATTAAGCATTGCACGATTACTTGCCCGTTATCCAAAttatcatatgtatatataactCCTAATGTAGCATGAAGTTATGGTAAAAGTCGCACGTAAtgattagtaaaaaaattagaagtgaCAAACATTATAGGAAACACGTCATATCGCAAATATTATTCATCTGAATGTATTATGgggcaaaataaaataaaaacaaaaggtaAACAACATTTACAATTGACGCCAATCACGATAATCAACTGAGAAATGGTTAAGTACGCTAAAACaaatcagtttttctttttggtatttaagatgagatcaagaaaagaaaacccgaAGGACATCCTACTTACAAAACAACCTTAGTCATAAaacttcaacaaaaaaaaaaaaagaaacaaaatcacaGATATCgccatataataattttttttcaacggTTAGgcagatgaaaatattttttttttttaatttaaagccaaaataaTCAACGGGATCCTCTCTTTTTGGCCCGTAGACAATCTAGATTGATTCGAAACATAGGATACTTAGCGGCACATCAGGAagttaaaaaaggaaagtgTGGTCATCGAGTCTtaaattctctttttaattatggGAAAATAGAGAATTTAGGGAGAATCCTACTCTGCTTCAAACAGGTAACATATAACAGATCCATGTAACACTGTAAAATAATATAAGTTGATGCCCGCGAGACTCAACCCTATCTTCGCAAAGACCCTCCAAAACTCCAACACAACCCAAATCCTAGAACTCTTCTTGAGCCCCTAACCCTTCCATAATCAAGAACCAAGAAAATCTCTTGAAGTTTCCACTCCATGGCCGCAGATATTCGCGTCCATGCCCAGATATGTCGTCGGAAGGCAAACGAGGACGCATTACCTGAAGAGAATGAGCTCATCCAAAGAGGCGACACCGTTGACAAGCTGACCTGAATTTGTCATGTCACTCTTGATCGATTCAACTTCCGAATCAACCTTGAACGTCAGAGGAAACAAAGATTGCTCCGCCGACATTATTGCATTATCTTTGGTGACGGCAAAACCTGTCATCACGTTACCATAGATCCGCATGCGACAGACCTTCTTGTGCTAAGAGTGGCCGCAGAAGCTGAGAGACTGCGGAGGACCAAGCTTTACTCACACTTGAGGAAAATACCGGTCCGTATGGTCTTGGCGGTTTCCATCCATCGAAGAGAGCAAAGGGAGATGGTGGCGGCCCTTAGGGAATCGATGGAATTTTCGGACGCCTTTGGAGCGGTTACAGCGAGTGGAACGGCCATTGACGTGCTCAAGAAAACAAAGCTCCACGAGGCTTTGGATTCTGGCGATGACGGGTGCGTGATTTGCAAGGATGAGATTTCTCGTGACGAAGGAGTTATGCCCATGCCGTGCAAGCATATTTTTCACCATGAGTGCATCGTCCGGTGGCTGAGCGCGAGCAACTTGTGCCCGCTGTGGCGTTTTCCGATACCCATAAGGTCTGGAGATTGcgattgaatatatatatatatttttaaatccATTGTTGGTCATTGGATTTACCCTGGACTGTGATGCCAAAGTGTATGGCTATTCTTTTCATGTTCGACTTTCGTATCTTGCCTGATCAATAGGTACTTGACCGTTAGCAACCGATTTCTAATTAACCATGTATAAATATGTTTTTCAAGATTAGGCTACAGTTAGTAATATGAAAATCGAAGAAAATTTCCTTCACGGTCATGACCCTTTGAGCAAAATATTAGAAcggaaaatatatatacatatatatccCGTGATagaaaactaaattattta
The window above is part of the Eucalyptus grandis isolate ANBG69807.140 chromosome 6, ASM1654582v1, whole genome shotgun sequence genome. Proteins encoded here:
- the LOC104431209 gene encoding E3 ubiquitin-protein ligase RING1-like — its product is MVAALRESMEFSDAFGAVTASGTAIDVLKKTKLHEALDSGDDGCVICKDEISRDEGVMPMPCKHIFHHECIVRWLSASNLCPLWRFPIPIRSGDCD